From the Purpureocillium takamizusanense chromosome 6, complete sequence genome, one window contains:
- a CDS encoding uncharacterized protein (EggNog:ENOG503P7BA): MDVEAPRRPSTPLEEPRMLPPLLRLVHPSPPSSRKKPPPPPPPKLQIPRQEDFGKMMGFTKLGGEPRESTMTEFEEDGRTSQSPEGQVWRIPSAAPQSGTSYVADKQGNWVLADSKRASHAAELDTVTPMTATTPKADIAKPVVLLPIYQRAQKVEAKSPRLPEVPKETAPDPIRTEKPAEPPQLTSPEFRQQAIPRPLFSTHPNPRSFSNPERLSTQGQHRSRADSADSGITAITASSMDEDAVQPPAIGPPQLDLSPVAESPRSVTGRSPVSYPKIHGREKGPAAPRRPILRRPSGHPSPTLGMHQQQPMALGNVPYGVPRLGMRGVENPALLRTGSPTMRIVEPSPEPTDDDRSRLPSARQRNSSAPSAPPPALAHEARGQRAAPVAARIHEQVVAQQPAERRLGPSPLPPLDAHAQPSSEAPRRGDQPPAQQQQQQQQQQPAQPQYQYQQQNPHWEPQQLHVPYQRQQHQVQYRPEQQQQGRRPGHSWIPGLPAHPRPQRGTQRRNTHWHPQQRQNAQYHYDHHQHPPPRPRPQQPPQSQSQLQIQPQPQPQPQPQPRPQPSAQPPIQPHAQPMNLPVPHPPQGPRPLYQQHAPSASSSSNLPRPGEQPVAPHPSQQGQPPSSLIVKRLGADRAATMAILTAEGDAGTSSSSSSTSGVKKSNWRREKSRYGPMFLSPEVVTPRGGRQFPGDGGDLPATPTWVPRLTPSRRGDDLYLNVH; encoded by the coding sequence ATGGATGTGGAAGCACCCAGACGGCCGTCTACTCCGCTCGAGGAGCCTCGCATGTTGCCGCCACTGCTCCGCCTCGTGCACCCTTCGCCACCAAGCTCACGCAaaaagccgccgccgccgcctcccccgaaACTGCAAATACCTCGGCAGGAGGACTTTGGAAAGATGATGGGGTTCACGAAGCTAGGGGGAGAGCCCCGAGAAAGTACCATGACCGAGTTTGAGGAGGACGGCAGGACATCGCAATCCCCCGAAGGTCAAGTCTGGCGAATTccatcagcggcgccgcagtCAGGCACGTCCTACGTCGCAGACAAACAGGGCAATTGGGTATTGGCGGACTCTAAAAGGGCATCGcatgccgccgagctggacaCGGTGACGCCAatgacggccacgacgccgaaAGCAGATATTGCAAAGCCTGTTGTTCTCCTGCCTATCTACCAGAGGGCCCAGAAGGTTGAGGCAAAGTCGCCCCGCCTCCCAGAAGTGCCAAAGGAGACGGCGCCAGATCCGATCAGAACAGAGAAACCTGCGGAACCTCCGCAGTTGACTAGTCCCGAATTTCGGCAGCAGGCTATACCTCGCCCTCTGTTCTCGACCCATCCGAACCCTCGGAGCTTCTCCAACCCAGAGCGATTGTCAACGCAGGGCCAGCATCGCTCGAGGGCGGACTCGGCCGACAGCGGGATAACAGCCATAACGGCCTCGTCAATGGACGAGGATGCAGtccagccgccggccatcGGCCCTCCACAACTTGACCTATCTCCCGTCGCGGAATCTCCGCGGTCCGTCACAGGGCGCTCGCCCGTGTCATACCCCAAGATTCACGGAAGGGAAAAGGGGCCAGCGGCCCCGAGGCGGCCGATTCTCCGCCGACCGTCTGGCCACCCTAGCCCAACGCTTGGTatgcaccagcagcaacccATGGCGTTAGGAAATGTGCCATACGGCGTACCGCGGCTGGGAATGCGAGGGGTAGAGAATCCAGCGCTGCTTCGGACCGGATCACCTACGATGCGCATCGTAGAACCCTCCCCTGAGCCCACAGACGATGACCGGAGTCGACTACCCTCTGCGCGGCAACGTAACTCGTCAGCCCCGTCCGCtccaccgccagcgctgGCTCAcgaagctcgaggccagAGAGCCGctcccgtggcggcgaggatacACGAGCAAGTAGTTGCTCAACAGCCGGCCGAAAGGAGGCTCGGACCTTCCCCCTTGCCGCCTCTCGATGCTCATGCCCAGCCAAGCTCTGAGGctccgcggcgaggcgatcagcccccagcccagcagcagcagcagcagcagcagcagcaaccggCGCAGCCTCAGTACCAATATCAGCAACAAAACCCACATTGGGAACCGCAACAACTGCACGTCCCGTATCAGCGCCAGCAACATCAGGTACAGTACcggccggagcagcagcagcagggccgtcGTCCTGGTCACAGCTGGATCCCCGGCCTCCCAGCCCACCCCCGTCCGCAACGCGGTACTCAACGGCGCAATACGCACTGGCAtccgcagcagcgtcagAACGCCCAGTACCACTACGATCACCATCAGCATCCCCCCCCGCGGCCTCGACCGCAACAACCCCCTCAGTCCCAGTCCCAGCTTCAAATTCAGCctcagccccagccccagcctcaacctcaacctcgacCCCAACCTTCGGCTCAACCTCCAATTCAACCTCACGCCCAGCCCATGAACCTGCCCGTGCCGCATCCACCACAAGGTCCACGACCACTATACCAGCAGCACGCCCCCTCGGCATCATCCTCTTCCAATCTCCCTAGACCCGGCGAGCAGCCCGTAGCCCCTCACCCCtcgcagcagggccagccaCCATCCTCCCTCATTGTCAagcgtctcggcgccgaccgcgccgccaccatggccatcCTCACCGCCgaaggcgacgccggcacctcctcgtcctcatcctccacGTCCGGTGTCAAGAAGAGCAACTGGCGGCGCGAGAAGAGCCGCTACGGGCCCATGTTTCTCTCCCCCGAGGTCGTCACCccacgaggcggccggcagTTCCctggtgatggcggtgacCTCCCCGCCACGCCTACGTGGGTGCCTAGGCtgacgccctcgcgccgggGCGACGACTTGTATCTCAATGTGCACTGA